The window TTTACGTTCTACAATACCCGTAACCACAACAGCGTCCAGTTCTGCTACATCAAGAGCCATCTTAACATTGATGGTTTTATCATTAGCTGATATCTCCTGCGTAAGATATCCTATATAGCTAAAAGAAAGTACAGCTCCTTTTTTAACAGTAATCTCAAAGACACCATCAAAATCTGTAACAACACCCCTTCTTTCTTCACTTACCACTACTGTTACCCCAGGTAAAGGTTGTCCATTTTCGTCCGTCACAACCCCCTTAACTGTAATCATTTCCTGATCTGCCAATTCATCAACCGGAATAATCAAATAGAGCCCTTCTCCTTGTTTTTCCACAGAGAAACGACTCCCTATTAAACTGGATATAGCTTCTATCAGGTCTGTTTTATCAAACCTGACCTTAACAACCTTATTTACATCGAGTTCTTTATCACTGTAAAAGAAATCAACATTAGCAGAGTTCCCTATTTCTTTCAGTGCTTCATGCAACGTAACCTTTCCCAGATTCAAGGTTACTTTTTGCGAAAATGCGAATGCGGTGACATTCAAAAATAAAATACAGAATACAATAAGCGATCGCTTCATAATCCACATAATTTGTCGCTCATACCGCTCGAGAAATCCGAGGATTTCCCACGATAGAATTTTTTTCATACATTTACATGTTTAGTTAGTTAATTATTTAAAGAGACTAGTTAATTAACAGCCTATACCGGTTAGTGCGGCCAACACTTCCCGGTTTTTTTTGCTGTTATTTTTTTGATATAATTATTTCATATACTCCTGTTTTTGTTTTTTGTGCCGTATACCCTATACGTGCAGTCCTGCTGATCATTTCTAGAAGATCTTCCAGGGGGGCATCCTTTTTCGCCACCCCGGTAAAAGGCACCTTTCTCAGCTCTTCATCTTCAAACCTTACCTTAAAACCGTACCAGCGACCTACTTTTTTCAAGATACTCTCCAGTGAGCCCCGCTCAAAGTAAAACCTGCCATCTTTCCATGAGGTATGGTAACGGATATCCACATCATATACTTTCACCCCTTCTTTAGCCCCGAAGTTTAAATATCCCATTTCACCCGGAGAAAGGAAAACATCTTGTTTTGCATCCGTTGTTAGTTTAACTTTTCCTTCAACCAAAGTCGTGGCCACATATTCATCATTCGGATAGGCACTTATATTAAAGGAGGTTCCCAGCACGGTAATGTCTTCGTTTACTGTCCTCACCACAAACTCCCTGGTACCTTTCTTTACTTCAAAATAAGCTTCTCCTTTAAGCTCTACCAGTCTTTGCTTTCCTGTAAAACGTTCCGGGTACCTGATCGACGATGCAGAATTTAACCACACTTTACTACCATCAGGGAGTATCACCGTATAAATTCCTCCTACCGGCACATGCAACGTATTATACCTGGGCTCTTCTTCATTTGCTGCCTTATCCACATTGTAAGCCAATACATTTTGAGAATTAACAATCTGAATGCCTCCCGTTGTACGGACAGGCTGATTCTTCACCCTCGTAAGGTCTACCTCTGTACCGTCAGACAGTACAAGGGTTGCCTTTTCATAGCCCGGCTGGATCTCGGTTAACACCTGTTCTGTTATCACACGTTCTTTCTCCGACGAATAATGGTTCCAGACCATGACTCCTGACACGGCAACCAATAAGATCGCCGCATACTTACTCAGGCGGTATAGTTTTTTACGGAAAGTTCCGGCTTCGTGACGCTTTATTTTTGACTGCAACTTCAAAAAAGCTTTATCCCTGTCCAGCGAACTGTAGAATTTCTGTTTGGAATTAATCTCGTCTTTATCAAGAATCCTGTCGTAAGCTTTTTTATTATGCCCGTTTTTCAACCAATGGTCCAGAATTACCTTCTCTTCCTCGTTCAACG of the Zhouia spongiae genome contains:
- a CDS encoding FecR family protein, translating into MNKDIPSKYKIAALISKSVMKTLNEEEKVILDHWLKNGHNKKAYDRILDKDEINSKQKFYSSLDRDKAFLKLQSKIKRHEAGTFRKKLYRLSKYAAILLVAVSGVMVWNHYSSEKERVITEQVLTEIQPGYEKATLVLSDGTEVDLTRVKNQPVRTTGGIQIVNSQNVLAYNVDKAANEEEPRYNTLHVPVGGIYTVILPDGSKVWLNSASSIRYPERFTGKQRLVELKGEAYFEVKKGTREFVVRTVNEDITVLGTSFNISAYPNDEYVATTLVEGKVKLTTDAKQDVFLSPGEMGYLNFGAKEGVKVYDVDIRYHTSWKDGRFYFERGSLESILKKVGRWYGFKVRFEDEELRKVPFTGVAKKDAPLEDLLEMISRTARIGYTAQKTKTGVYEIIISKK